From Columba livia isolate bColLiv1 breed racing homer chromosome 5, bColLiv1.pat.W.v2, whole genome shotgun sequence, one genomic window encodes:
- the LOC135579703 gene encoding mas-related G-protein coupled receptor member H-like, whose protein sequence is MEQTNQSDLSLDYMDYTYAYYWPFTPCQFILDDARLIMAFVCSVICLCGIVGNMLVLWFLGFHMKKSPFTVYVLNLAIADFSLLLFLLAILMVYIFPNFYCVIYSFQYDLTREIMPILFLFWYFASMYLLTAISIERCLSVLFPIWYRCHRPRHLSGIVCGVLWALDGLLVSLLVTYNPTSIQTYFELLRYVSIGNSFIFSLLPLFSNLFLLIKLRCGSERRRPGRLYIAILLSAIFLFLFGFPLNVAILLGPFYLQSLYLPVSYLLASLNSSVNPLIYFLVGSWRQRRFQGSIKVAFRRVFEEKVKNEEKIHMQGDTRVMTTL, encoded by the coding sequence ATGGAGCAGACCAACCAATCAGATCTCTCTCTGGACTACATGGATTATACATACGCATACTATTGGCCGTTTACTCCATGTCAGTTCATACTAGATGATGCGAGGCTGATAATGGCATTTGTCTGTTCTGTGATTTGCCTGTGTGGAATTGTGGGGAATATGTTGGTCTTGTGGTTCTTGGGCTTCCACATGAAGAAGAGCCCCTTCACCGTTTATGTCCTGAACTTGGCCATCGCTGACTTctctctgctcctcttccttcttgctATACTTATGGTATACATTTTCCCAAATTTCTACTGTGTTATTTACTCATTTCAATATGATTTGACCCGTGAAATCATGCCAATCCTGTTTCTGTTCTGGTACTTTGCCAGCATGTATCTCCTGACGGCCATCAGCATTGAGCGGTGTCTGTCTGTTTTGTTCCCAATCTGGTACCGGTGCCACCGCCCAAGGCACTTGTCAGGCATCGTGTGTGGGGTGCTCTGGGCTCTTGATGGACTTTTGGTTTCTTTGCTTGTCACTTATAATCCCACATCTATTCAGACATATTTTGAACTATTACGATATGTAAGCATTGggaattctttcattttctctttactgCCACTATTTTCCAACCTTTTCCTGCTCATCAAACTCCGATGTGGTTCAGAGAGACGACGCCCAGGGAGACTCTACATTGCCATCCTGCTCAGTGCCATCTTCTTGTTCCTCTTTGGGTTTCCTCTCAATGTGGCCATTTTGCTTGGTCCTTTTTATCTGCAATCGTTGTACCTTCCTGTTTCTTACCTCTTGGCATCACTGAACAGCAGCGTCAACCCGCTCATTTACTTTTTGGTGGGGAGCTGGCGGCAGCGTCGGTTCCAGGGTTCCATCAAAGTCGCCTTCCGACGAGTGTTTGAAGAGAAGGTGAAGAATGAGGAGAAGATCCACATGCAAGGGGACACCAGGGTGATGACCACTCTGTAA
- the LOC110365147 gene encoding mas-related G-protein coupled receptor member H: protein MEQTNRSDLSLDYVDYIYAYYWPFTPCQFILDDARLIMAFVCSVICLCGIVGNMLVLWFLGFHMKKSPFTVYVLNLAIADFSLLFFLLAILMVYIFPNFSCVFYSFQYDLTREIMPILFLFWYFASMYLLTAISIERCLSVLFPIWYRCHRPRHLSGIVCGVLWALAGLFVSLLVFCNRTSVHTYLEVLNFVCIGNSFIFSLLPLFSNLFLFIKLRCGSERQRPGRLYIAILLSAIFLFLFGFPLSVSILLGPDYLHSLYLPVSCILASLNSSVNPLIYFLVGSWRQRRFQGSIKVAFRRVFEEKVKNEEKIHMQGDTRVMTTP, encoded by the coding sequence ATGGAGCAGACCAACCGATCAGATCTCTCTCTGGACTATGTGgattatatatatgcatactaTTGGCCATTTACTCCATGTCAGTTCATACTAGATGATGCGAGGCTGATAATGGCATTTGTCTGTTCTGTGATTTGCCTGTGTGGAATTGTGGGGAATATGTTGGTCTTGTGGTTCTTGGGCTTCCACATGAAGAAGAGCCCTTTCACCGTTTATGTCCTGAACCTGGCCATCGCTGActtctctctgctcttcttccttcttgctaTACTTATGGTATACATTTTCCCAAatttctcctgtgttttttaCTCGTTTCAATATGATTTGACCCGTGAAATCATGCCAATCTTGTTTCTGTTCTGGTACTTTGCCAGCATGTATCTCCTGACGGCCATCAGCATTGAGCGGTGTCTGTCTGTTTTGTTCCCAATCTGGTACCGGTGCCACCGCCCAAGGCACTTGTCAGGCATCGTGTGTGGGGTGCTCTGGGCTCTCGCTggactttttgtttctttgcttgttttttgtaaTCGCACTTCTGTTCACACATATTTAGAGGTATTAAATTTTGTATGCATCGggaattctttcattttctctttactgCCACTATTTTCCAACCTTTTCCTCTTCATCAAACTCCGATGTGGTTCAGAGAGACAACGCCCAGGGAGACTGTACATTGCCATCCTGCTCAGTGCCATCTTCTTGTTCCTCTTTGGGTTTCCTCTCAGTGTGTCAATTTTACTTGGTCCTGATTATCTGCATTCGCTCTACCTTCCTGTTTCTTGCATCTTGGCATCACTGAACAGCAGCGTCAACCCGCTCATTTACTTTCTGGTGGGGAGCTGGCGGCAGCGTCGGTTCCAGGGTTCCATCAAAGTCGCCTTCCGACGAGTGTTTGAAGAGAAGGTGAAGAATGAGGAGAAGATCCACATGCAAGGGGACACCAGGGTGATGACCACTCCATAA
- the LOC102092787 gene encoding mas-related G-protein coupled receptor member H: MDPYPNITVRGSVTVSPAPVESMVYKDGHNETTCFAEHIPEIVTGAITLLICLCGLVGNGTILWLLGFRIKRNPFTAYLLNLAVADACLLLCTAAFLVIYHMPMLSCFQPALLRVLPLFHSMVLLTYSTSLYLLTAISVERCVGVLWPFWCRCHRPKLLSAITCSLLWALAGVLAGLVYFVCDLGHSEHCWMVLGTLCFLNFCFFTPFMVLSNVIVFIKLRRSSWQHHAARLYTVIFFTVLFFLLFGIPLSVQIFLNFFVYTNFVFEICLLLASVNSSINPVIYVLVGSYGKSESRGSVRVALQRVFEDRPDFQEAGETPVMGIAA; encoded by the coding sequence atggATCCATATCCCAACATCACGGTCCGTGGCTCCGTTACAGTGTCCCCAGCGCCTGTGGAGAGCATGGTCTACAAGGATGGACACAACGAGACCACGTGCTTTGCAGAACACATCCCTGAAATCGTCACCGGTGCCATCACGCTGCTCATCTGCCTCTGTGGGCTGGTGGGGAACGGGACCATCCTCTGGCTCCTCGGCTTCCGCATCAAGAGGAACCCTTTCACCGCTTATCTCTTGAACCTGGCCGTGGCCGACGCTTGCCTTCTGCTCTGCACGGCGGCTTTCCTGGTGATATACCACATGCCCATGCTCAGCTGCTTCCAGCCTGCGCTCCTGCGGGTGCTGCCGCTCTTCCACTCCATGGTTCTGCTCACCTACAGCACCAGCCTCTATCTCCTCACGGCCATCAGCGTGGAGAGGTGTGTGGGTGTCCTCTGGCCCTTCTGGTGCCGCTGCCACCGCCCGAAGCTCCTCTCAGCCATCACGTGTAGCCTGCTGTGGGCCCTGGCCGGTGTCCTCGCTGGGCTGGTGTACTTTGTGTGTGACCTGGGTCACTCCGAACACTGCTGGATGGTCCTTGGAACCTTGTGTTTCCTCAATTTCTGCTTCTTCACTCCCTTTATGGTTCTTTCCAATGTGATCGTGTTCATCAAGCTCCGACGTAGCTCTTGGCAACACCACGCAGCGAGGCTCTACACCGTCATCTTCTTCACcgttctcttcttcctcctctttggcATCCCTCTCAGTGTTCAGATCTTCCTCAACTTCTTTGTCTACACGAATTTTGTCTTTGAGATCTGCCTCTTGCTGGCCTCTGTCAACAGCAGCATCAATCCAGTGATTTACGTCCTGGTTGGGAGCTACGGCAAGTCTGAGTCCAGGGGATCCGTCAGAGTGGCTCTTCAGAGGGTCTTTGAAGACAGGCCAGATTTCCAAGAGGCGGGTGAGACCCCTGTGATGGGCATTGCTGCCTAA
- the LOC102093693 gene encoding olfactory receptor 4S2 isoform X1, producing the protein MLCGATCSNSEDTGPVFKVSMEDKNNVTEFILQGLTQDKTVAKLCFSLFLVFYASIILGNLLIIVTIKTSQQLNSPMYFFLSYLSFVDISYSTVTAPKLIHDLLVEKKTISFVGCIAQLLAVHFFGCTEIFLLTAMAYDRCIAICKPLHYTAIVNKRVCGWLVAASWVGGFVHSLVQTLLVTRLPFCGPNEIDHYLCDVHPLLKLACTETYIIGVTVVANSGMISLSCFVVLVVSYAVILVSLRTHSSEGRLKALYTCTSHITVVVLFLGPCIFIYMRPPTTFSADKMVSVFYTIITPMLNPLIYTLRNQEVKNAMKRLWSLKVKRSEK; encoded by the exons ATGCTGTGTGGAGCAACGTGTTCTAACAGTGAAGACACAG GTCCTGTCTTCAAGGTGTCTATGGAAGACAAAAACAATGTGACGGAGTTCATCCTCCAGGGACTGACGCAAGATAAGACAGTAGCAAAACTGTGCTTCTCATTATTCTTAGTCTTCTATGCCAGTATCATTCTTGGAAACCTGCTTATCATCGTTACCATAAAGACAAGTCAACAGTTGAACTctcccatgtacttcttcctgagCTACTTGTCTTTTGTAGACATCAGTTACTCTACTGTCACAGCTCCCAAACTCATTCATGACCTCCTTGTTGAGAAGAAGACCATCTCTTTTGTGGGCTGCATAGCTCAACTGCTCGCAGTCCATTTCTTCGGGTGCACAGAGATCTTCCTTCTCACAGCGATGGCCTATGATCGTTGCATCGCCATATGCAAACCGCTTCACTACACAGCTATTGTGAACAAGCGTGTCTGTGGCTGGCTGGTGGCGGCTTCTTGGGTGGGAGGCTTTGTACACTCCCTGGTGCAGACCTTGCTGGTCACTCGGCTACCATTTTGTGGGCCCAATGAGATTGACCACTATTTGTGTGATGTTCACCCCCTACTGAAGCTGGCCTGCACTGAAACCTACATCATTGGTGTCACTGTGGTTGCCAACAGTGGCATGATTTCCCTGAGCTGTTTCGTTGTTCTTGTTGTGTCCTACGCTGTTATCTTGGTCTCCTTGAGGACACACTCTTCCGAAGGGCGTCTCAAAGCGCTCTATACATGCACTTCCCACATCACTGTTGTAGTTCTGTTCCTCGGGCCGTGTATTTTCATCTATATGCGCCCTCCCACCACCTTCTCAGCAGACAAGATGGTCTCTGTGTTTTACACAATCATCACTCCTATGCTCAATCCCTTGATCTACACCCTCCGAAACCAAGAGGTGAAAAATGCCATGAAAAGGTTATGGAGCTTAAAAGTGAAGAGGAGTGAGAAATGA
- the LOC102097000 gene encoding proto-oncogene Mas, whose product MNISTTTIFPPTITGQAHGTNQSGAVGKAEASYAVLKFMESFCLISAACGMVGNGMVIWYLAFRIRRNHFTVYILNLAVADFGYLLCIAIETVQYLMQFNVGVQFGLFLFLDLFMYGTGLYLLTAISIERCLSVLCPIWCRTHRPKLLSGIISGLLWGLSLMLNMLGYILCTIRPSPKTCHVLLITIGTLDFLFCTPLMVLFSLTLFLRVKCSSQHIRTGRLFTIIMLTVLFFIIFAVPLSVLILFDFLGYKFLYSPEIGFVLSCVNSTLNPIVYFLVGSYRDRRIKFTLRLAFQRAFEDSADDKDERETRDTITMSS is encoded by the coding sequence ATGAATATTTCAACTACAACAATCTTCCCTCCAACCATAACCGGCCAGGCTCATGGGACTAACCAAAGTGGGGCTGTGGGAAAGGCAGAGGCGTCGTATGCGGTCCTCAAGTTCATGGAGAGCTTCTGCCTCATCAGCGCGGCCTGCGGGATGGTGGGGAACGGCATGGTCATCTGGTACCTCGCATTCCGCATCCGCAGAAACCACTTCACCGTCTACATCCTGAACCTGGCCGTCGCCGACTTCGGGTACCTCCTCTGCATCGCCATCGAGACGGTTCAGTACCTGATGCAGTTCAACGTGGGGGTGCAGTTTGGGCTATTCCTCTTCCTGGATCTTTTCATGTATGGGACCGGCTTGTATCTCCTGACCGCCATCAGCATTGAgaggtgtctgtctgtcctttgTCCGATCTGGTGCCGAACCCACCGTCCAAAGCTCTTGTCCGGCATCATCTCCGGCCTGCTCTGGGGTCTCTCCCTGATGCTGAACATGCTCGGGTACATTTTGTGCACCATTCGCCCCTCTCCCAAGACTTGCCATGTCCTGCTCATCACCATCGGAACCCTGGACTTCCTCTTCTGCACGCCCCTCATGGTGCTCTTCAGCCTGACCCTCTTCCTCAGAGTCAAGTGCAGCTCCCAACACATCCGAACTGGCAGGCTCTTCACCATCATCATGCTCACCGTCCTCTTCTTCATCATTTTCGCCGTGCCCCTGAGTGTCCTGATCCTTTTTGACTTCTTGGGCTACAAATTTCTCTACTCCCCGGAGATCGGCTTTGTGCTGTCCTGCGTGAACAGCACTCTCAACCCCATCGTTTACTTCCTCGTGGGAAGCTACAGGGATCGGAGAATCAAGTTCACCCTCCGGCTGGCATTCCAGAGGGCCTTTGAAGATTCAGCAGATGACAAAGACGAACGGGAAACCCGTGACACAATAACTATGTCCTCCTAA
- the LOC102093330 gene encoding mas-related G-protein coupled receptor member H yields MEETNTTELYLDYTDHAYVFYCDYIQRHFTLGDTSLVMAFVCTVICLCGIVGNILVLWFLGFHMKKTPFTVYVLNLAIADFSLLLFLLAIFTLYIIPRFYFFFSPKYFCTRTIMPILFLFWYFASMYLLTAISIERCLSVLFPIWYRCHRPRHLSGIVCGVLWALAGLFVSLLVIYNPTSIQTYFELLRYVSIGNSFIFSLLPLFSNLFLFIKLRCGSERRRPGRLYVAILLSAIFLFLFGFPLSVALLLGTLYPQSLYLPVSYLLASLNSSINPLIYFLVGSWRQHQFQGSMKSAFRRVFEEKVKNEEKIHVPRVTTAVTTP; encoded by the coding sequence ATGGAGGAGACCAACACAACAGAGCTCTATCTGGACTACACAGACCATGCATATGTGTTCTATTGCGATTATATTCAACGACATTTTACACTAGGTGATACTAGCCTGGTAATGGCATTTGTCTGTACTGTGATTTGCCTGTGTGGAATTGTGGGGAATATATTGGTCTTGTGGTTCCTGGGCTTCCACATGAAGAAGACCCCCTTCACTGTTTATGTCCTGAACCTGGCCATCGCTGACTTctctctgctcctcttccttcttgctATATTTACGTTATATATTATTCCacgattttacttttttttttcaccaaaatatttctgtaccCGAACAATCATGCCAATCCTGTTTCTGTTCTGGTACTTTGCCAGCATGTATCTCCTGACGGCCATCAGCATTGAGCGGTGTCTGTCTGTTTTGTTCCCAATCTGGTACCGGTGCCACCGCCCAAGGCACTTGTCAGGCATCGTGTGTGGGGTGCTCTGGGCTCTCGCTggactttttgtttctttgcttgtcATTTATAATCCCACATCTATTCAGACATATTTTGAACTATTACGATATGTAAGCATCGggaattctttcattttctctttactgCCACTATTTTCCAACCTTTTCCTCTTCATCAAACTCCGATGTGGTTCAGAGAGACGACGCCCAGGGAGACTCTACGTTGCCATCCTGCTCAGTGCCATCTTCTTGTTCCTCTTTGGGTTTCCTCTCAGTGTGGCACTTTTACTTGGCACTCTTTATCCGCAATCGTTGTACCTTCCTGTTTCTTACCTCTTGGCATCGCTAAACAGCAGCATCAACCCGCTCATTTACTTTCTGGTGGGGAGTTGGCGACAGCACCAGTTCCAGGGCTCCATGAAAAGTGCCTTCCGACGAGTGTTTGAAGAAAAGGTGAAGAATGAGGAGAAGATCCACGTACCTCGGGTCACTACGGCAGTGACCACTCCGTAA
- the LOC135579704 gene encoding mas-related G-protein coupled receptor member H-like, with the protein MEETNRSDLSLDYTDYTYAYYWPFTPCQFILDDARLIMAFVCVVICLFGLLGNMLVVWFLGFQMKKSPFTVYVLNLAIADFSLLLFLLVILTLFIIPNFSCVFSSEYDLTLDVMPILFLFWYFASMYLLTAISIERCLSGLFPIWYRYRRPRHLSGIVCGVLWALAGLFVSLLVICNRTSVHTYLEVLNFVCIGNSFIFSLLPLFSNLFLFIKLRCVSQRRRPGRLYIAILLSAIFLFLFGFPLNVAILLGPFYLQSFYLPVSYLLSSLNSSVNPLIYFLVGSCQKCHFHGSLNDAFRRVFEEKVKNEEKIHVPRVTTAVTTL; encoded by the coding sequence ATGGAGGAGACCAACCGATCAGATCTTTCTCTGGACTACACGGATTATACATATGCATACTATTGGCCGTTTACTCCATGTCAGTTCATACTAGATGATGCGAGGCTGATAATGGCATTTGTATGTGTTGTCATTTGCCTGTTTGGACTTTTGGGGAATATGTTGGTCGTGTGGTTCCTGGGCTTCCAAATGAAGAAGAGCCCCTTCACTGTTTATGTCCTGAACCTGGCCATCGCTGACTTctctctgctcctcttccttcttgttATACTTACATTATTCATTATTCCAAatttctcctgtgttttctcttcCGAATATGATTTGACTCTTGATGTCATGCCAATCCTGTTTCTGTTCTGGTACTTTGCCAGCATGTATCTCCTGACAGCCATCAGCATTGAGCGGTGTCTGTCTGGTTTGTTCCCAATCTGGTACCGGTACCGCCGCCCAAGGCACTTGTCAGGCATCGTGTGTGGGGTGCTCTGGGCTCTCGCTggactttttgtttctttgcttgttaTTTGTAATCGCACTTCTGTTCACACATATTTAGAAGTATTAAATTTTGTGTGCATTGggaattctttcattttctctttactgCCACTGTTTTCCAACCTTTTCCTCTTCATCAAACTCCGATGTGTTTCACAGAGACGACGCCCAGGGAGACTCTACATTGCCATCCTGCTCAGTGCCATCTTCTTGTTCCTCTTTGGGTTTCCTCTCAATGTGGCCATTTTGCTTGGTCCTTTTTATCTGCAATCTTTCTACCTTCCTGTTTCTTACCTCTTGTCATCACTGAACAGCAGCGTCAACCCGCTCATTTACTTTCTGGTGGGGAGTTGCCAGAAGTGCCATTTCCATGGCTCTTTGAACGACGCCTTCCGACGAGTGTTTGAAGAGAAGGTGAAGAATGAGGAGAAGATCCACGTGCCTCGGGTCACTACGGCAGTGACCACTCTGTAA
- the LOC135579632 gene encoding proto-oncogene Mas-like, which produces MDPGRDRNEGWQPVLGTAGDGDLPGAGWGWRGAVGKDGECWERPCPSCPSPPSSLLGAAGRGRSRPPRAGSFAMEETNTTGLYLDYMSLGYVDYGESIAYECSPIPYGLKIFGAVCMGISLCGLVGNMWVAWFLGFHMKKSSFTVYVLNLAIADFSLLLFLLAILLLHIIIELHCNSLWKLLTQIIFIMSILFLFWYFASMYLLTAISIERCLSVLFPIWYRCHRPRHLSGIVCGVLWALDGLLVSLLINSFLTSLVTHLKLLRHISIWNTLIFSLLPLFSNLFLLIKLRCGSERRRPGRLYVAILLSAIFLFLFGFPLSLVILLDSSYHVDVIYLDISSLLALLNSSVNPFIYFLVGSWRQCRFQRSVKVAFRRLFEERVTSEEENHEPGDTTAVTTL; this is translated from the coding sequence ATGGATcctggcagggacaggaatGAGGGGTGGCAGCCTGTCCTGGGCACGGCAGGGGACGGGGACCTTCCTGGTGCAGGCTGGGGCTGGCGTGGGGCCGTGGGGAAAGATGGCGAGTGCTGGGAGCGCCCATGCCCCTCATGTCCTTCTCCTCCCTCGTCTCTCCTaggagctgctgggagagggAGAAGTCGCCCACCCAGAGCAGGTTCATTCGCCATGGAGGAGACCAACACAACAGGGCTCTATCTGGACTACATGAGTTTGGGATATGTGGACTATGGGGAAAGTATCGCATATGAATGCTCACCAATACCTTATGGACTTAAGATCTTTGGAGCTGTCTGTATGGGGATTTCTCTCTGTGGACTTGTGGGGAATATGTGGGTTGCATGGTTCCTGGGCTTCCACATGAAGAAGAGCTCCTTCACGGTTTATGTCCTGAACCTGGCCATCGCTGATTTCTCTctgctcctctttcttcttgctataCTTCTGTTACATATTATTATAGAATTGCATTGTAATTCCTTATGGAAATTGCTTACTCAGATAATTTTTATTATGTCaattctgtttctgttctggTACTTTGCCAGCATGTATCTCCTGACGGCCATCAGCATTGAGCGGTGTCTGTCTGTTTTGTTCCCAATCTGGTACCGGTGCCACCGCCCAAGGCACTTGTCAGGCATCGTGTGCGGGGTGCTCTGGGCTCTTGACGGACTTTTGGTTTCTTTGCTTATAAATTCTTTTCTCACTTCTCTTGTAACACATTTAAAACTATTACGACATATAAGCATTTGGAAtactctcattttctctttactgCCACTATTTTCCAACCTTTTCCTGCTCATCAAACTCCGATGTGGTTCAGAGAGACGACGCCCAGGGAGACTCTACGTTGCCATCCTGCTCAGTGCCATCTTCTTGTTCCTCTTTGGGTTTCCTCTCAGTTTGGTCATTTTGCTTGATAGTTCTTATCATGTTGACGTAATCTACCTTGATATATCTTCACTGTTGGCATTGCTAAACAGCAGCGTCAACCCGTTCATTTACTTTCTGGTGGGGAGCTGGCGGCAGTGCCGGTTCCAGCGCTCTGTCAAAGTCGCGTTCCGACGACTGTTTGAGGAGAGGGTGACAAGTGAGGAGGAGAACCATGAGCCTGGGGACACTACGGCAGTGACCACTCTCTAA
- the LOC102096877 gene encoding mas-related G-protein coupled receptor member X1 codes for MSTLILAMERACAACWSQLGGTVYNGTWHYGLLGPAGSYREDDYSKTDCEDDHLSKVPITLIICFCGLVGNGVVLWFLGSRDRRNAIIIYVLNLAIADITFLLSITIALVIFYGSETLCHRLDWRDVATVLNITILFSFTASVYLLTAFSAMTSLSILPLVRGPCHRSQHLPVLVCALLWVLSFLLTITLYFCPAALIVFALSHLLSVLILFFSGLTLLARLLCSSCQYPPRKLCVVVLLVVFFFPFFTADFGYWLLLRLFDFSVFVSDASFPLACVNSTINPVIYFLAGSCAKKFRLSVRVAFQRAFEDGTEPQNRSETHRENTVEAAV; via the coding sequence ATGAGCACATTGATCTTGGCCATGGAAagagcctgcgctgcctgctgGAGCCAGCTCGGTGGGACGGTGTACAACGGGACTTGGCATTACGGGTTGCTGGGGCCGGCTGGCTCATACAGGGAAGACGACTACAGCAAGACAGACTGTGAAGATGATCATTTGAGCAAAGTCCCTATCACGCTGATCATCTGTTTCTGTGGGCTGGTGGGGAACGGGGTTGTCCTCTGGTTCCTTGGCTCCCGAGACCGCAGGAACGCCATCATCATCTACGTCCTAAACCTGGCCATTGCCGACAtcaccttcctcctctccatcacCATCGCCCTTGTGATATTTTATGGCTCAGAGACCCTTTGTCACAGGCTGGACTGGCGGGATGTGGCAACTGTGCTGAACATCACCATCCTCTTCAGTTTCACCGCCAGTGTCTACCTCCTGACAGCCTTCAGTGCCATGACGTCCCTGTCCATCCTTCCCCTGGTCCGTGGTCCCTGTCACCGCTCCCAGCACTTGCCAGTGCTTGTGTGTGCCCTGCTCTGGGTCCTCTCCTTCCTGCTCACCATCACCCTGTACTTCTGCCCTGCAGCACTCATCGTCTTTGCCCTGAGCCACCTCCTATCGGTGCTTatcctgtttttttctggtctAACCCTGCTTGCCAGGCTCTTGTGCTCTTCGTGTCAATATCCTCCAAGGAAGCTCTGTGTTGTGGTCCTGCTGGTTgtcttcttcttccccttcttcacTGCTGATTTTGGTTACTGGCTCTTGTTAAGactgtttgatttttctgtttttgtctCTGACGCCTCTTTCCCGCTCGCCTGTGTGAACAGCACTATCAACCCTGTTATTTACTTCTTGGCTGGGAGCTGTGCAAAGAAGTTCAGGCTCTCTGTCAGGGTTGCTTTCCAGAGGGCTTTTGAAGATGGAACAGAGCCCCAAAACAGAAGTGAAActcacagagaaaacacagtggAAGCAGCTGTTTAa
- the LOC102093693 gene encoding olfactory receptor 4S2 isoform X2 produces the protein MEDKNNVTEFILQGLTQDKTVAKLCFSLFLVFYASIILGNLLIIVTIKTSQQLNSPMYFFLSYLSFVDISYSTVTAPKLIHDLLVEKKTISFVGCIAQLLAVHFFGCTEIFLLTAMAYDRCIAICKPLHYTAIVNKRVCGWLVAASWVGGFVHSLVQTLLVTRLPFCGPNEIDHYLCDVHPLLKLACTETYIIGVTVVANSGMISLSCFVVLVVSYAVILVSLRTHSSEGRLKALYTCTSHITVVVLFLGPCIFIYMRPPTTFSADKMVSVFYTIITPMLNPLIYTLRNQEVKNAMKRLWSLKVKRSEK, from the coding sequence ATGGAAGACAAAAACAATGTGACGGAGTTCATCCTCCAGGGACTGACGCAAGATAAGACAGTAGCAAAACTGTGCTTCTCATTATTCTTAGTCTTCTATGCCAGTATCATTCTTGGAAACCTGCTTATCATCGTTACCATAAAGACAAGTCAACAGTTGAACTctcccatgtacttcttcctgagCTACTTGTCTTTTGTAGACATCAGTTACTCTACTGTCACAGCTCCCAAACTCATTCATGACCTCCTTGTTGAGAAGAAGACCATCTCTTTTGTGGGCTGCATAGCTCAACTGCTCGCAGTCCATTTCTTCGGGTGCACAGAGATCTTCCTTCTCACAGCGATGGCCTATGATCGTTGCATCGCCATATGCAAACCGCTTCACTACACAGCTATTGTGAACAAGCGTGTCTGTGGCTGGCTGGTGGCGGCTTCTTGGGTGGGAGGCTTTGTACACTCCCTGGTGCAGACCTTGCTGGTCACTCGGCTACCATTTTGTGGGCCCAATGAGATTGACCACTATTTGTGTGATGTTCACCCCCTACTGAAGCTGGCCTGCACTGAAACCTACATCATTGGTGTCACTGTGGTTGCCAACAGTGGCATGATTTCCCTGAGCTGTTTCGTTGTTCTTGTTGTGTCCTACGCTGTTATCTTGGTCTCCTTGAGGACACACTCTTCCGAAGGGCGTCTCAAAGCGCTCTATACATGCACTTCCCACATCACTGTTGTAGTTCTGTTCCTCGGGCCGTGTATTTTCATCTATATGCGCCCTCCCACCACCTTCTCAGCAGACAAGATGGTCTCTGTGTTTTACACAATCATCACTCCTATGCTCAATCCCTTGATCTACACCCTCCGAAACCAAGAGGTGAAAAATGCCATGAAAAGGTTATGGAGCTTAAAAGTGAAGAGGAGTGAGAAATGA